In Dolichospermum flos-aquae CCAP 1403/13F, the following proteins share a genomic window:
- the serS gene encoding serine--tRNA ligase, whose product MLDIKQIRENPQLVQEKLNTRSGKYEIQPILDLSQQQRELEVKRNELQARSNEIGKLVGHKVKSGVNPQDAEILALKDEGNSLKITLSSLEPQEKELKAQIHQLLLALPNLPSDSTPIGKSEDDNQEVKTWGDEYKPENPNIIPHWEIGEKLGILNFERAVKIAQTRFVSLIGAGAGLERALIQFMLSKHIENGYIEVSPPLLVNTDSLTGTGQLPKFAEDSFKCAEDDLWLIPTAEVPVTNLYRGDIINGEELPIYHTAYTPCFRREAGSYGRDMRGLIRLHQFNKVELVKLVKPESSFDELETLLVSAESILQALKLPYRVINLCTADLGFSATKTYDLEVWLPSAGKYREISSCSNCVDFQARRADIRFKDAGKKGTQFVHTLNGSGLAVGRTMAAILENYQQADGTIKVPEVLQVYLGREVL is encoded by the coding sequence ATGCTGGATATTAAACAAATTAGAGAAAATCCCCAATTAGTACAAGAAAAGTTGAATACTCGTAGTGGTAAATACGAGATCCAGCCTATCTTAGATTTGAGTCAACAACAACGGGAATTGGAAGTTAAACGCAATGAACTCCAAGCCCGGAGTAATGAAATTGGTAAACTGGTGGGACACAAGGTAAAATCTGGTGTTAATCCTCAAGATGCAGAAATTCTGGCTTTAAAGGATGAAGGAAACAGCCTCAAAATCACATTAAGCTCATTAGAACCCCAGGAAAAGGAGTTAAAAGCCCAAATTCACCAATTACTCTTAGCACTTCCGAATTTACCCAGTGATTCTACCCCCATTGGTAAAAGTGAAGATGATAACCAAGAAGTGAAAACATGGGGAGATGAATATAAACCCGAAAATCCGAATATTATACCACATTGGGAAATTGGCGAAAAGTTGGGAATTTTGAACTTTGAAAGAGCGGTAAAAATTGCCCAAACTCGGTTTGTGAGTTTGATAGGTGCGGGTGCAGGTTTAGAAAGAGCATTAATTCAGTTTATGCTTTCTAAACATATTGAAAATGGCTATATTGAAGTTAGTCCACCGTTGTTAGTAAATACTGATTCTTTAACGGGAACTGGACAATTACCTAAGTTTGCAGAGGACAGTTTTAAATGTGCAGAAGATGATTTATGGTTAATTCCTACTGCGGAAGTTCCGGTAACTAATTTGTATCGGGGGGACATTATCAACGGGGAAGAATTACCAATTTATCATACTGCATATACGCCATGTTTTCGGCGGGAGGCGGGAAGTTATGGACGGGATATGCGGGGTTTAATTCGGTTACATCAATTCAATAAAGTTGAGTTGGTGAAGTTAGTAAAACCGGAAAGTTCTTTTGATGAATTGGAGACGTTGCTAGTCAGTGCAGAGAGTATTTTACAGGCTTTAAAATTGCCTTATCGGGTGATTAATTTATGTACTGCTGATTTAGGTTTTTCGGCAACGAAAACCTATGATTTAGAGGTGTGGTTGCCTTCTGCTGGGAAGTATCGAGAGATTTCTAGTTGTTCTAATTGTGTTGATTTTCAAGCGAGAAGGGCGGATATTCGATTTAAGGATGCTGGTAAGAAGGGGACGCAGTTTGTGCATACTTTAAATGGTTCTGGTTTGGCTGTGGGAAGGACTATGGCGGCGATTTTGGAGAATTATCAGCAAGCTGACGGGACGATTAAAGTACCGGAGGTTTTGCAGGTTTATTTGGGTAGGGAGGTTTTGTGA